Proteins encoded together in one Catellatospora citrea window:
- a CDS encoding tyrosine-protein phosphatase produces MTTTPIERSIAFAAVFNFRDLGGLTTTDGRAVRRRTVYRSDTLSRLGAEDRDAFTALGIRTVIDLRRPAEVASMGRVPEWTQVVWRHNHLEHPNWDHSTYTAEIGVPRWLAERYLELAHHGKADIARVVGMLTDDDHGPTVVHCVAGKDRTGLIVALTLDLLGVPDDQIAADYALTERSAPLFTQWVRTAFPDENQLTPPPFYTHTPAEAMLMTLHGLRHRHGSVTEYLVGAGLHRDRVARLRERLLEA; encoded by the coding sequence GTGACCACCACGCCGATCGAGCGCAGCATCGCCTTCGCCGCCGTCTTCAACTTCCGCGACCTCGGTGGTCTGACCACCACCGACGGCCGCGCCGTACGCCGGCGCACGGTGTATCGGTCCGACACGCTCAGCCGGCTCGGCGCCGAGGACCGCGACGCGTTCACGGCGCTCGGCATCCGCACCGTGATCGACCTGCGCCGGCCCGCCGAGGTCGCCTCGATGGGCCGGGTGCCGGAGTGGACGCAGGTGGTGTGGCGGCACAACCACCTCGAGCACCCGAACTGGGACCACTCCACCTACACCGCGGAGATCGGCGTCCCGCGCTGGCTGGCCGAGCGCTACCTGGAGCTGGCCCACCACGGCAAGGCCGACATCGCCCGGGTGGTCGGCATGCTCACCGACGACGACCACGGCCCGACGGTGGTGCACTGCGTGGCCGGCAAGGACCGCACCGGCCTGATCGTGGCGCTGACCCTGGACCTGCTGGGCGTGCCCGACGACCAGATCGCGGCCGACTACGCGCTGACCGAGCGCAGCGCGCCGCTGTTCACCCAGTGGGTGCGCACCGCGTTCCCGGACGAGAACCAGCTGACCCCGCCGCCGTTCTACACGCACACCCCGGCCGAGGCCATGCTGATGACCCTGCACGGGCTGCGCCACCGGCACGGCTCGGTGACCGAATACCTGGTCGGCGCGGGCCTGCACCGCGACCGGGTGGCCCGGCTGCGCGAACGGCTGCTGGAAGCGTGA
- a CDS encoding tyrosine-protein phosphatase: MSGRSEPASAHPAADERGGRVESSRLVDFASPLFNFRDVGGLATTDGGEVRRGVLFRSDTLTALGEADRERFAQLGVHTVIDLRHPVELERHGRAPAWCCEDWHNVPLNNPVWRAEDYSPEAGVVAFLLARYHETAEHAAADIARAVELIATAEGPTVVHCWGGRDRTGVVIALVLELAGVSDADIAADYELTEQGMARYLDWQRQHRPDKGPLQPYLASTPAEVMRTFLAQLRDRHGSVRAYLTGSGLAEEDIDALRSRLRE; encoded by the coding sequence GTGAGCGGCCGGAGCGAGCCGGCGTCCGCGCACCCCGCCGCCGACGAGCGCGGCGGGCGGGTGGAGTCGTCGCGGCTGGTGGACTTCGCGAGTCCGCTGTTCAACTTCCGGGACGTGGGCGGCCTGGCCACCACGGACGGGGGCGAGGTGCGCCGGGGCGTGCTGTTCCGCTCCGACACGCTGACCGCGCTGGGCGAGGCCGACCGCGAGCGGTTCGCGCAGCTCGGCGTACACACCGTGATCGACCTGCGGCACCCGGTGGAGCTGGAGCGCCACGGCCGCGCCCCGGCCTGGTGCTGCGAGGACTGGCACAACGTGCCGCTGAACAACCCGGTGTGGCGGGCCGAGGACTACTCGCCCGAGGCGGGCGTGGTGGCGTTCCTGCTGGCGCGCTACCACGAGACCGCCGAGCACGCGGCTGCCGACATCGCCCGGGCGGTCGAGCTGATCGCGACCGCCGAGGGGCCGACCGTGGTGCACTGCTGGGGCGGGCGCGACCGCACCGGTGTGGTGATCGCGCTGGTGCTGGAGCTCGCCGGGGTGTCCGATGCCGACATCGCCGCCGACTACGAGCTGACCGAGCAGGGCATGGCGCGCTACCTGGACTGGCAGCGGCAGCACCGCCCGGACAAGGGCCCGCTGCAGCCCTACCTGGCGAGCACGCCGGCCGAGGTGATGCGCACCTTCCTGGCCCAGCTGCGCGATCGGCACGGCTCGGTGCGGGCCTACCTGACCGGGTCCGGCCTGGCCGAAGAGGACATCGACGCGCTGCGGTCGAGGTTGCGCGAGTAG
- a CDS encoding C39 family peptidase, whose amino-acid sequence MARSRLRAAVVAGLTALSLAALSAAAGAPAAAAPPTHDEQVTFQEWSRYPDWRQGTHQGTLAIPGVRTGITMLLPAGKRDYADPYTGVTKSWNYSTWTSPVTEVGFDATELVASWNAETPAGTWIQVEMQGTYNTGGQTPWYTMGRWASGDTDIKRTTVNRQGDPWSTIWTDTFSIDDAANGVLLHAYQLRLTLYRAPGQWRSPRVWMLGAMSSFVPDRFTVTPSAGGIAWGTELAVPRFSQNIHTGEYPEYDGGGEAWCSPTSTAMVVQYYGRGPSAQDTAWVDPSYADPQVDHAARMTYDYAYEGAGNWPFNTAYAASFPGLDAKVTRLHSLDEAERFIKAGIPVITSQSFLSEELDGAGYGTSGHLFVIVGFTAEGDVIINDPASSSNDAVRNVYPREQFEQIWLRTKRYRANGTVASGSGGIAYLIKPWWKPWPVVPGSTNW is encoded by the coding sequence ATGGCCAGATCACGCCTGCGGGCGGCCGTCGTCGCCGGCCTCACCGCGCTCAGCCTCGCGGCGCTGTCCGCCGCCGCCGGCGCGCCCGCCGCGGCCGCGCCGCCCACGCACGACGAGCAGGTCACGTTCCAGGAGTGGTCCCGTTACCCCGACTGGCGGCAGGGCACCCACCAGGGCACCCTGGCCATCCCCGGCGTGCGCACCGGGATCACCATGCTGCTGCCGGCCGGCAAGAGGGACTACGCCGACCCGTACACCGGCGTCACCAAGAGCTGGAACTACTCCACCTGGACCTCCCCGGTGACCGAGGTCGGCTTCGACGCCACCGAGCTGGTCGCCTCCTGGAACGCCGAGACCCCGGCGGGCACCTGGATCCAGGTCGAGATGCAGGGCACCTACAACACCGGGGGGCAGACCCCCTGGTACACGATGGGCCGCTGGGCCTCCGGCGACACCGACATCAAGCGCACCACGGTCAACCGGCAGGGCGACCCGTGGTCCACGATCTGGACCGACACCTTCTCCATCGACGACGCCGCCAACGGCGTGCTGCTGCACGCCTACCAGCTGCGCCTGACCCTGTACCGGGCACCGGGCCAGTGGCGCTCGCCTCGGGTCTGGATGCTCGGCGCGATGAGCTCCTTCGTGCCCGACCGGTTCACCGTCACCCCGAGCGCGGGCGGCATCGCCTGGGGCACCGAGCTGGCCGTGCCGCGGTTCTCCCAGAACATCCACACCGGGGAGTACCCGGAGTACGACGGCGGCGGCGAGGCCTGGTGCTCGCCCACGTCCACCGCGATGGTCGTGCAGTACTACGGCCGCGGTCCGTCGGCGCAGGACACCGCCTGGGTCGACCCGTCGTACGCCGACCCGCAGGTCGACCACGCGGCCCGGATGACGTACGACTACGCCTACGAGGGCGCGGGCAACTGGCCGTTCAACACCGCGTACGCCGCGTCGTTCCCGGGCCTGGACGCCAAGGTGACCCGGCTGCACTCGCTCGACGAGGCGGAGCGGTTCATCAAGGCCGGCATCCCGGTGATCACCAGCCAGTCCTTCCTCTCCGAGGAACTGGACGGCGCGGGCTACGGCACGTCCGGGCACCTGTTCGTCATCGTCGGCTTCACCGCCGAGGGCGACGTGATCATCAACGACCCGGCGTCGTCGAGCAACGACGCGGTGCGCAACGTCTACCCGCGCGAGCAGTTCGAGCAGATCTGGCTGCGCACCAAGCGCTACCGCGCGAACGGCACGGTGGCCTCGGGCTCGGGTGGCATCGCCTACCTGATCAAGCCGTGGTGGAAGCCGTGGCCGGTGGTCCCGGGCTCCACGAACTGGTGA
- a CDS encoding VOC family protein, with translation MRVRGYAPATPCWAEYVTADPAGAAAFYSGLFGWTPGEVFALDGRAVAGLLPAEPGRPSTWLCYVSAVAAEDGVAAVLDAGGRVLVPAHDRGPRGRAALVADSAGAVFGLWQRGTSGGAEVAAEPASMCWTEVVTWDEATAVAFYGKAFNWSERKSEIAEGVDHIEWFVDSRTVGGLSVMDERYPAGTPAHWRVTFEIEDCAATIARCLELGGTVLSGPLDLPVGHYALLADPQGGTFGVIALSDAILDTRL, from the coding sequence ATGCGAGTGAGGGGATACGCGCCCGCCACCCCGTGCTGGGCGGAGTACGTGACCGCGGACCCGGCCGGTGCGGCGGCGTTCTACAGCGGGCTGTTCGGATGGACGCCGGGCGAGGTTTTCGCGCTCGACGGCCGCGCGGTCGCGGGCCTGCTCCCGGCCGAGCCGGGCCGGCCGTCGACCTGGTTGTGCTACGTGTCGGCGGTGGCCGCCGAGGACGGCGTGGCGGCGGTGCTCGACGCCGGTGGAAGGGTGCTCGTGCCGGCCCACGACCGCGGCCCGCGCGGCCGCGCCGCCCTGGTCGCCGACTCCGCCGGCGCGGTCTTCGGGCTGTGGCAGCGGGGCACGTCCGGCGGCGCCGAGGTGGCGGCTGAGCCCGCCTCGATGTGCTGGACCGAGGTCGTGACCTGGGACGAGGCCACCGCGGTGGCCTTCTACGGCAAGGCGTTCAACTGGTCCGAGCGCAAGAGCGAGATCGCCGAAGGCGTCGACCACATCGAGTGGTTCGTCGACAGCCGCACGGTCGGCGGGCTGTCCGTGATGGACGAGCGCTACCCGGCCGGCACCCCCGCGCACTGGCGGGTCACCTTCGAGATCGAGGACTGCGCCGCCACGATCGCGCGCTGCCTGGAGCTCGGCGGCACGGTGCTGAGCGGGCCGCTGGACCTGCCGGTGGGGCACTACGCGCTGCTGGCCGACCCGCAGGGCGGCACGTTCGGGGTGATCGCGCTGTCCGACGCGATCCTGGACACCCGGCTGTGA
- a CDS encoding oxygenase MpaB family protein has translation MDDASDLGLFGPGSTTWRVHGEPVLWVAGVRSLFLQALHPRAIAGVVQNSSYKVEPWGRLMRTADYVGTVMFGTTAQARAAGRRIRGVHARMRAVDRHTGQTYRIDEPELLRWVHVTEVESFVSTARRAGLELSDADVDGYYTEQRRAAALVGLDPASVPGTAAEVAAYYRRMRPELSLTREALDTLFFLMAPPLPWHLGLTPARLVYTGLAATAFSLQPGWARRIYGMLGLPTTDLSASVSVRALRLTMRALPDRFLHGPIYRDAMARAAAATV, from the coding sequence ATGGACGATGCCAGCGACCTCGGACTGTTCGGGCCAGGGTCGACGACCTGGCGGGTGCACGGCGAGCCGGTGCTCTGGGTCGCCGGGGTGCGCTCGCTGTTCCTGCAGGCGCTGCATCCCCGGGCGATCGCCGGGGTGGTGCAGAACTCCAGCTACAAGGTCGAGCCGTGGGGCCGGCTGATGCGCACCGCGGACTACGTCGGCACCGTCATGTTCGGCACCACCGCGCAGGCCCGCGCCGCGGGGCGGCGGATCCGGGGCGTGCACGCCCGCATGCGGGCGGTGGACCGGCACACCGGCCAGACGTACCGCATCGACGAGCCCGAGCTGCTGCGCTGGGTGCACGTCACCGAGGTGGAGTCGTTCGTGAGCACGGCCCGCCGGGCGGGCCTGGAGCTGAGCGACGCCGACGTCGACGGGTACTACACCGAGCAGCGCCGGGCCGCCGCGCTGGTCGGGCTGGACCCGGCGTCGGTGCCGGGCACGGCGGCCGAGGTCGCCGCCTACTACCGGCGGATGCGCCCGGAGCTGTCGCTGACCCGGGAGGCCCTGGACACGCTGTTCTTCCTGATGGCGCCGCCGCTGCCGTGGCACCTCGGGCTGACCCCGGCCCGGCTGGTCTACACCGGGCTGGCCGCGACCGCGTTCTCGCTGCAACCGGGCTGGGCCCGCCGCATCTACGGCATGCTGGGCCTGCCCACCACCGACCTGTCCGCGTCGGTCTCGGTCCGCGCGCTGCGCCTGACCATGCGCGCCCTGCCGGACCGCTTCCTGCACGGCCCGATCTACCGCGACGCCATGGCCCGCGCCGCCGCCGCGACGGTCTGA
- a CDS encoding alpha-amylase produces the protein MQRRRLLPLALAAVLAATLPIPAAAPAAAAPSGSNDVIVQLFEWNWPSVAAECTNFLGPRGYGYVQVSPPQEHARGQQWWVAYQPVSYRVESRKGTRAQFQSMVTTCHNAGVKVIVDAVVNHMTGVGSGTGWAGSTYTLYTYPGIYQTQDFHHCGRNGNDDIVNYGDRYEVQNCELVNLADLKTESDYVRTKLAGYLNDLLTLGVDGFRWDASKHMPAADIAAIKGKLSRSVYHVQEVIYGAGEPVQPTEYTGNGDVHEFRYGKDLGRVFRHEKLAYLKNFGEPWGHLATAKAAVFVDNHDTQREGGDILTYQDNGVYALANAFMLAWPYGSPTVMSSYEFSNKDQGPPSDANGKTNNATCFSGGWRCEHRWQVIANMVGFHNAVKGTTVVNWYDNGSNHIAFGRNGKGYLTINDEDGAVNGRSYQTNLPAGRYCDVIHGEKSGAACTGPVITVDAAGWFAANVAAHDAIAIHLNAKIS, from the coding sequence ATGCAACGACGCAGACTTCTCCCCCTGGCGCTGGCGGCGGTCCTCGCCGCCACGCTGCCGATCCCGGCCGCCGCCCCCGCGGCCGCAGCCCCCTCGGGCAGCAACGACGTCATCGTCCAGCTCTTCGAGTGGAACTGGCCCTCGGTCGCGGCCGAGTGCACTAACTTCCTCGGCCCGCGCGGCTACGGCTACGTGCAGGTGTCCCCGCCCCAGGAGCACGCGCGCGGCCAGCAGTGGTGGGTCGCGTACCAGCCGGTCAGCTACCGGGTCGAGTCCCGCAAGGGCACCCGCGCCCAGTTCCAGTCGATGGTCACCACCTGCCACAACGCGGGCGTGAAGGTCATCGTCGACGCGGTGGTCAACCACATGACCGGTGTCGGCTCGGGCACCGGCTGGGCCGGCTCGACCTACACCTTGTACACCTATCCGGGCATCTACCAGACGCAGGACTTCCACCACTGCGGCCGCAACGGCAACGACGACATCGTCAACTACGGCGACCGCTACGAGGTGCAGAACTGCGAGCTGGTCAACCTCGCCGACCTGAAGACCGAGAGCGACTACGTCCGCACGAAGCTCGCGGGTTATCTCAACGACCTGCTCACCCTCGGGGTCGACGGGTTCCGCTGGGACGCCAGCAAGCACATGCCCGCAGCCGACATCGCCGCGATCAAGGGCAAGCTGTCCCGCTCGGTGTACCACGTGCAGGAGGTCATCTACGGCGCGGGCGAGCCGGTGCAGCCGACGGAGTACACCGGCAACGGCGACGTGCACGAGTTCCGCTACGGCAAGGACCTGGGGCGGGTGTTCCGGCACGAGAAGCTGGCCTACCTGAAGAACTTCGGTGAGCCGTGGGGGCACCTCGCCACGGCCAAGGCGGCCGTGTTCGTCGACAACCACGACACCCAGCGTGAGGGCGGCGACATCCTGACCTACCAGGACAACGGCGTCTACGCGCTGGCCAACGCGTTCATGCTGGCCTGGCCCTACGGTTCGCCGACGGTGATGAGCAGCTACGAGTTCAGCAACAAGGACCAGGGGCCGCCGTCGGACGCCAACGGCAAGACGAACAACGCGACGTGCTTCTCGGGCGGCTGGCGCTGCGAGCACCGCTGGCAGGTCATCGCGAACATGGTCGGCTTCCACAACGCGGTCAAGGGCACCACCGTCGTCAACTGGTACGACAACGGCAGCAACCACATCGCGTTCGGGCGCAACGGCAAGGGGTACCTCACGATCAACGACGAGGACGGGGCGGTCAACGGGCGCTCGTACCAGACCAACCTGCCCGCGGGCCGGTACTGCGACGTGATCCACGGGGAGAAGAGCGGCGCCGCCTGCACCGGTCCCGTGATCACGGTGGACGCCGCGGGCTGGTTCGCGGCCAACGTCGCGGCCCACGACGCCATCGCCATCCACCTCAACGCGAAGATCAGCTAG
- a CDS encoding aminoglycoside phosphotransferase family protein, with product MIEFPDRMRRTALSKGVPGRDWLAKLPERLAQVCADWSLTPGAALDGGSAALVLRVARADGTEAVLRLAPPGDGFAGQVRTIAAADGHGYVRLYAHDPERDAALLEPLGPALGSTAPSPEHVLDVLAATLRQAWLVPRPPDAAVPPGTDKASTLAELIVELWPETGEPCPAAVVERAVGYARRRAAAFDLDRSVVCHGDPHPDNALAVLSPRPGAESGHVFIDPDGFLCDPAYDLGVAVRGWTDEVLAAADPVGLVRGYCARLAAATGVDEQAIWEWGFTERVSSGLYMIRHGAPDEGREYLASAARLLG from the coding sequence GTGATCGAGTTTCCCGACCGGATGCGGCGCACCGCGCTGAGCAAGGGTGTGCCGGGCCGCGACTGGCTGGCGAAGCTGCCGGAGCGGCTGGCGCAGGTGTGCGCCGACTGGTCGCTGACGCCCGGCGCGGCGCTGGACGGCGGGTCGGCGGCGCTGGTGCTGCGCGTGGCCAGGGCCGACGGCACCGAGGCGGTGCTGCGGCTCGCGCCGCCCGGGGACGGCTTCGCGGGGCAGGTGCGCACCATCGCGGCCGCGGACGGGCACGGTTACGTCCGGCTGTACGCCCACGATCCGGAACGTGACGCCGCGCTGCTGGAACCGCTCGGCCCGGCCCTGGGCAGCACCGCGCCGTCGCCGGAGCACGTGCTGGACGTGCTCGCCGCGACGCTGCGGCAGGCCTGGCTCGTGCCCCGGCCGCCGGACGCGGCCGTTCCGCCAGGCACGGACAAGGCCAGCACGCTCGCCGAGCTGATCGTCGAGCTGTGGCCGGAGACCGGGGAGCCCTGCCCGGCCGCGGTCGTCGAGCGGGCCGTCGGCTACGCGCGCCGCCGCGCGGCCGCGTTCGACCTGGACCGCAGCGTGGTCTGCCACGGCGATCCGCACCCGGACAACGCGCTCGCGGTGCTGTCGCCCCGGCCCGGCGCGGAGTCGGGCCATGTCTTCATCGACCCGGACGGCTTCCTCTGCGATCCGGCCTACGACCTGGGCGTGGCGGTGCGCGGCTGGACGGACGAGGTGCTGGCGGCGGCGGACCCGGTCGGACTGGTGCGGGGCTACTGCGCGCGCCTGGCCGCGGCGACCGGCGTGGACGAGCAGGCGATCTGGGAGTGGGGCTTCACCGAACGCGTGTCGTCGGGCCTCTACATGATCCGGCACGGCGCCCCTGACGAGGGCCGTGAATATCTGGCTTCCGCCGCCCGTCTGCTCGGCTGA
- a CDS encoding FkbM family methyltransferase — MLARAWGMARSLVMYHGIPGRHRRMRRFYGQFLGPGDLAFDVGAHVGSRVRPWRRLGARVLAIEPQPDCLRVLRLFFGRDPGVTILPTAVGARPGTASLALSSATPTVSSLSHEWIESVTAADERFAEVRWDRSVEVEVVTLDDLIATHGEPAFCKIDVEGFEADVLRGLSRPLRALSFEYLPFAHDAALTTLDLVEQLGERAAGYEYNYAPVETMRFASAQWLDATGLVQLLEERFRALGRSGDVYARARSL; from the coding sequence ATGCTCGCGCGCGCCTGGGGAATGGCCAGATCTCTCGTGATGTACCACGGCATTCCCGGCCGCCACCGGCGGATGCGCCGCTTCTACGGGCAGTTCCTCGGTCCGGGCGACCTGGCCTTCGACGTCGGCGCGCACGTCGGCAGCCGGGTGCGCCCGTGGCGGCGGCTCGGCGCGCGGGTGCTCGCGATCGAGCCGCAGCCCGACTGCCTGCGCGTGCTGCGCCTGTTCTTCGGACGCGACCCGGGCGTGACCATCCTGCCCACCGCCGTCGGCGCGCGGCCGGGCACGGCCTCGCTCGCGCTGTCCTCGGCCACCCCGACGGTGTCCTCGCTGTCGCACGAGTGGATCGAGTCGGTGACCGCGGCCGACGAGCGCTTCGCCGAGGTCCGCTGGGACCGCTCGGTCGAGGTCGAGGTGGTCACCCTGGACGATCTCATCGCGACGCACGGCGAACCGGCCTTCTGCAAGATCGACGTCGAGGGCTTCGAGGCGGACGTGCTGCGCGGGCTGTCCCGGCCGCTGCGCGCGCTGTCCTTCGAGTACCTGCCGTTCGCCCACGACGCCGCCCTCACCACACTGGACCTGGTCGAACAGCTCGGTGAGCGCGCGGCCGGCTACGAGTACAACTACGCGCCCGTGGAGACCATGCGTTTCGCGAGCGCGCAGTGGCTCGACGCGACAGGCCTGGTGCAACTGCTGGAGGAGCGCTTCCGCGCGCTCGGCCGCTCCGGCGACGTCTACGCCCGCGCCCGCTCGCTGTAG
- a CDS encoding CDP-alcohol phosphatidyltransferase family protein, translating to MRPGPVIGLLLQFAMLALLSAAVGLGPAGRAAGTVYALGSCVLLTRAMHTAGLVAFGPADLVTQTRAALVGCVTALTAASFAGDVPVPVLVGITVVALVLDAVDGKVARRTATASAFGARFDMEVDAFLILVLSCYVAPAAGLWVLAIGAMRYVYVVATWVLPWLRGQLFPRYWRKVVAAIQGIVLVTAAADVLPRPVAVVALVGALALLTESFGRDVIFLWRRRLPASRPARVEGYSERARA from the coding sequence GTGAGACCGGGCCCGGTGATCGGGCTGTTGCTCCAGTTCGCCATGCTCGCGCTGCTGTCGGCGGCGGTCGGCCTCGGCCCCGCCGGACGGGCCGCGGGGACCGTGTACGCGCTCGGCTCGTGCGTGCTGCTGACCCGGGCGATGCACACCGCCGGGCTGGTCGCGTTCGGACCCGCCGACCTGGTCACCCAGACCCGGGCCGCGCTCGTCGGCTGTGTCACCGCGCTGACCGCGGCCTCCTTCGCCGGTGACGTGCCGGTGCCGGTGCTGGTCGGGATCACGGTCGTGGCGCTGGTGCTGGACGCGGTCGACGGCAAGGTCGCGCGGCGCACGGCCACCGCGTCGGCGTTCGGCGCGCGGTTCGACATGGAGGTCGACGCGTTCCTCATCCTCGTGCTGAGCTGCTACGTCGCCCCGGCCGCGGGGCTGTGGGTGCTGGCGATCGGCGCGATGCGCTACGTGTACGTCGTCGCGACCTGGGTGCTGCCGTGGCTGCGCGGGCAGCTGTTCCCGCGGTACTGGCGCAAGGTGGTGGCCGCGATCCAGGGCATCGTCCTGGTGACCGCCGCCGCGGACGTGCTGCCCCGGCCGGTGGCCGTCGTCGCGCTGGTGGGCGCGCTGGCCCTGCTCACCGAGTCCTTCGGCCGCGACGTGATCTTCCTGTGGCGGCGACGGCTTCCGGCGAGCCGCCCGGCCCGGGTGGAGGGCTACAGCGAGCGGGCGCGGGCGTAG
- a CDS encoding zinc-dependent alcohol dehydrogenase: MASYARAFWTAAPGAGEIRPVALPDPGPGEVLVRTVHSGVSRGTETLVFRGEVPPGQYAVMRAPFQEGDFPGPVKYGYLNVGVVEQGPPDLLGRTVFCLYPHQTRFVVPAGAVVPVPDGVPARRAVLAGTVETAVNALWDGPPLVGDRIAVLGAGMVGCCVAALLARFPGVSVQLVDTNPERATVAAALGVAFASPEAAHGDCDLVFHASASGPGLQRALDLLAPEGTVVELSWYGDRAVHLSLGGAFHSGRLTVRGSQVGTVSPARAARRSYADRLAIALDLLRDPAFDALLSGESSFDRLPEVLAGLADGSLPALCHTISYDGE, encoded by the coding sequence ATGGCATCCTACGCGCGTGCGTTCTGGACGGCCGCGCCCGGCGCGGGCGAGATCCGCCCCGTGGCGCTGCCCGATCCGGGCCCCGGCGAGGTGCTGGTGCGCACCGTCCACTCCGGCGTGAGCCGGGGCACCGAGACGCTGGTCTTCCGCGGCGAGGTCCCGCCCGGCCAGTACGCCGTGATGCGCGCACCCTTCCAGGAGGGCGACTTCCCGGGACCGGTCAAGTACGGCTACCTCAACGTCGGCGTCGTCGAGCAGGGCCCGCCGGACCTGCTCGGACGCACCGTGTTCTGCCTGTACCCGCACCAGACCCGTTTCGTCGTCCCGGCGGGCGCGGTGGTGCCGGTGCCCGACGGCGTGCCCGCGCGGCGTGCCGTGCTCGCGGGCACCGTGGAGACCGCGGTCAACGCGCTGTGGGACGGCCCGCCGCTGGTCGGCGACCGGATCGCGGTGCTCGGTGCGGGCATGGTCGGCTGCTGCGTCGCGGCGCTGCTGGCCCGCTTTCCCGGGGTGTCGGTGCAGCTGGTGGACACGAATCCGGAGCGGGCGACGGTCGCGGCCGCGCTCGGCGTCGCGTTCGCCTCGCCCGAGGCCGCCCACGGTGACTGCGACCTGGTCTTCCACGCCTCCGCCAGCGGCCCCGGCCTGCAGCGTGCCCTGGACCTGCTCGCCCCGGAGGGCACCGTCGTCGAGCTGAGCTGGTACGGCGACCGCGCGGTGCACCTGTCCCTGGGCGGGGCCTTCCACTCCGGACGGCTGACCGTCCGCGGCAGCCAGGTCGGCACGGTCTCCCCGGCCCGCGCCGCGCGCCGCTCCTACGCCGACCGGCTCGCGATCGCCCTGGACCTGCTGCGCGACCCGGCCTTCGACGCGCTGCTGTCCGGCGAGTCGAGCTTCGACCGGCTGCCCGAGGTGCTGGCCGGCCTCGCCGACGGCAGCCTGCCCGCCCTGTGCCACACCATCAGCTACGACGGAGAGTGA
- a CDS encoding 6-pyruvoyl trahydropterin synthase family protein, giving the protein MFSVTVRDHMMIAHSFRGEVFGPAQRLHGATFVVDATFKRAELDPDDIVVDIAAASQELNAVVGALNLRNLDDDPAFAGVNTTTEKLAQVIADRLAARVHAGAFGENARGLAGIAVTLHESHIAWASYERPL; this is encoded by the coding sequence ATGTTCAGCGTGACGGTCCGCGACCACATGATGATCGCCCACAGTTTCCGGGGCGAGGTCTTCGGCCCGGCGCAGCGCCTGCACGGCGCGACGTTCGTGGTCGACGCGACGTTCAAGCGTGCCGAGCTCGACCCCGACGACATCGTGGTCGACATCGCCGCCGCGTCGCAGGAGCTCAACGCCGTCGTCGGCGCGCTGAACCTGCGCAACCTCGACGACGACCCCGCGTTCGCGGGCGTGAACACCACGACCGAGAAGCTCGCCCAGGTCATCGCGGACCGGCTGGCGGCCCGGGTGCACGCGGGCGCGTTCGGCGAGAACGCGCGCGGACTGGCCGGGATCGCGGTGACGCTGCACGAGTCGCACATCGCCTGGGCCAGCTACGAGCGGCCCCTGTGA